The Ancylothrix sp. D3o sequence GATGTTCATTTTCTTCGTGTTATCCATGATAAATAATCCTTTTACGGAGTTGTTTGACGGGGTATTGCCAGCCCGTTCAAGGTGTCGCGAATCTCGGCAAGGTCTTCATCGGAGAGGCGGCAGGCCGTCTCGATCTTTTCAGGGATCGAGCACGCTGCCTCACGGAGTGCCTCGCCCGCTTCTGTCAGATCGATAAGAACGCGGCGTTCGTCCTGCTGGTCACGGGTGCGCGTCACCAACCCCGCGCTCTCAAGGCGTTTTAAAAGGGGCGTTAAGGTTCCGTTATCCATACCGAGTTCTTGCCCTACTTTCCCAACAGTGCGCGGGGTGCCCTCGTAGAGAGCGAGCATGACCAGAAACTGAGGATAGGTCAGGCCCAAAGGCTCAAGAAAGGGCCGATGGAGCCGAATGACGCGGTTCGACGCACTATAGAGGGCAAACGAAAGCTGCCTCCCCACATGTCGCCGTTCGTTGATGTTCGAGTTGTTATCCATTTAGTAAGAATCCAGTCAATCACTATTATATAGCGCACTATATGGGGTAAAGCCGAGAGGGAGAGTCGAGGGGAATGTTGCCATTCGACCCCTCTCTTCCGAAATCGGGAAGAGCGATTATTCAGCGCACACGGCTATTCAATGTGCAATCCTTTTGTCATTAACAGACTTTTGACTGCCGTCACCAGCAGTCTTTTCCGAAGAAGTGGCAATGTCGATGCAATAGCTGAAGATTAACCCACTCGTCTTTTCGTCCTTGAGAAAGATTTAATAGGCCCGGCTTCTGGAGAAGGGCCAGGGGTTTTTGGGAGGCCGGTAGGATATCAGAGAGCTACTGGATGTTATGAAGCCGGTGGATGGGGTGGAACCGGTGGATTTTAGGGGGCCGGTGAAAGCAGGATGGCCGGTGGGTGGGGTGGCACAAAATGCTTGGAGGTCGGTGGAGTTTGAAAAGCTGGTGGATGTTTGGGAGCCAGCAGATA is a genomic window containing:
- a CDS encoding HNH endonuclease produces the protein MLPASQKPLALLQKPGLLNLSQGRKDEWVNLQLLHRHCHFFGKDCW
- a CDS encoding MarR family winged helix-turn-helix transcriptional regulator — translated: MDNNSNINERRHVGRQLSFALYSASNRVIRLHRPFLEPLGLTYPQFLVMLALYEGTPRTVGKVGQELGMDNGTLTPLLKRLESAGLVTRTRDQQDERRVLIDLTEAGEALREAACSIPEKIETACRLSDEDLAEIRDTLNGLAIPRQTTP